A genomic stretch from Georgenia muralis includes:
- a CDS encoding IS630 family transposase, whose product MSRSGRPKAELVLTAEEREQLMRWSRRAKSAQALALRSRIVLACAEGLDNKSVAARLGCAAATVGKWRARFVELRLDGLADEPRPGRPASISAEQVEDVVVATLESTPKNATHWSRAKMAERTGLSRSTIGRIWKAFELKPHREEGFKLSNDPLFVEKVYDVVGLYLDPPESAVVLCVDEKSQVQALARSQPALPMMPGMPERRTHDYVRHGTTSLFAAFNTADGTVISSLHRKHRAVEFKKFLTKIDTEVPDHLDVHLICDNYSTHKHPTVNRWLQAHPRFHMHFTPTYSSWINQVERFFAYVTADLLQRSDHRSVQALEADIRNWVKAWNDDPKPFIWTKTAEQILESLKRLLQRTTGAGH is encoded by the coding sequence ATGTCGCGATCTGGGCGCCCGAAGGCCGAGTTGGTCCTCACTGCTGAGGAGCGTGAGCAGCTGATGCGCTGGTCGCGCAGGGCGAAGTCCGCCCAGGCGTTGGCGCTGCGCTCGCGGATCGTCCTGGCCTGCGCGGAGGGGCTGGACAACAAGTCGGTGGCCGCCCGTCTGGGGTGCGCGGCGGCGACGGTGGGCAAGTGGCGCGCCCGGTTCGTCGAGCTGCGGCTGGACGGGCTGGCGGACGAGCCGCGCCCGGGGCGGCCGGCCTCGATCAGCGCCGAGCAGGTCGAGGACGTCGTGGTCGCCACGCTGGAGTCGACACCGAAGAACGCCACGCACTGGTCGCGGGCGAAGATGGCCGAGCGCACCGGGTTGAGCAGGTCCACCATCGGGCGGATCTGGAAGGCGTTCGAGCTCAAGCCGCACCGCGAGGAGGGGTTCAAGCTCTCCAACGACCCGCTGTTCGTGGAGAAGGTCTACGACGTCGTCGGGCTCTACCTCGACCCGCCGGAGTCCGCGGTGGTGCTGTGCGTGGACGAGAAGAGCCAGGTCCAGGCACTGGCCAGGTCCCAGCCGGCGTTGCCGATGATGCCCGGGATGCCCGAGCGGCGCACCCACGACTACGTCCGGCACGGCACCACCAGCCTGTTCGCCGCGTTCAACACCGCCGACGGCACCGTGATCTCCTCCCTGCACCGTAAGCACCGGGCGGTGGAGTTCAAGAAGTTCCTGACCAAGATCGATACCGAGGTTCCCGACCACCTCGACGTCCACCTGATCTGCGACAACTACTCCACCCACAAGCACCCCACGGTCAACCGCTGGCTTCAGGCGCACCCGCGCTTCCACATGCACTTCACCCCGACGTACTCGTCCTGGATCAACCAGGTCGAGCGGTTCTTCGCCTACGTCACCGCCGACCTGCTCCAGCGCTCGGACCACCGCAGCGTCCAGGCCCTCGAGGCCGACATCCGCAACTGGGTCAAAGCCTGGAACGATGACCCCAAGCCGTTCATCTGGACCAAGACCGCCGAACAGATCCTCGAATCACTGAAACGACTTCTTCAACGGACTACCGGCGCAGGACACTAG
- a CDS encoding type II toxin-antitoxin system PemK/MazF family toxin, with product MAELEMLTGAVAEEPLLIIAVGALLAALLLARWVRHARPRPGEIWFAEVPFGDGGGSKDRPVLVLAVDGRRCTVARFTSQDRSARRDHLRVPAGVVGLRRASWVDLRSRDLPRSAFRRRAGVPGEGLVRWYAQVSAQLPPDVRRASN from the coding sequence ATGGCCGAGCTCGAGATGCTGACGGGTGCGGTAGCCGAGGAGCCCCTCCTGATCATCGCCGTCGGTGCCCTGCTGGCCGCCCTGCTCCTCGCCCGGTGGGTGCGTCACGCCCGGCCGCGGCCGGGCGAGATCTGGTTCGCCGAGGTCCCCTTCGGCGATGGCGGGGGCAGCAAGGACCGGCCCGTCCTCGTGCTCGCGGTCGACGGTCGCCGGTGCACGGTCGCACGGTTCACGTCACAGGACCGGAGCGCGCGGCGGGACCACCTCCGCGTGCCGGCCGGCGTCGTCGGCCTACGCCGCGCCAGCTGGGTGGACCTTCGATCCCGCGATCTGCCGCGATCGGCGTTCCGCCGTCGGGCGGGGGTTCCGGGTGAGGGACTGGTGCGGTGGTACGCGCAGGTCAGCGCGCAGCTGCCGCCGGACGTGCGGCGAGCCTCGAACTGA
- a CDS encoding magnesium and cobalt transport protein CorA, which produces MGIVDNAVYVDGERHAEPESLDVTYDLMRLRGGMGWIGLYRPDAAEISSIAAEFGLHELALEDTVSAHQRPKIERYGDVLFTVLRPARYLEDDERVEFGEVHVFTGPDFVVTVRHAESPDLARVRRRMEQSPELLRLGPEAVLYAILDQVVDEYAPVVAGLQNDIDEIEDEVFGGDPDVSRRIYSLFREVIEFQRATQPLVGMVEALQGGFDKYGVHDELQRRLRDVTDHAVRVTERADAFRVLLQNILTVNATLVGQRQNEETQRLTETSLEQNDVVKRISAWAAILFAPTLVGGIYGMNFDHMPELHWSLGYPLALALMVATSVTMWAVFKRKGWL; this is translated from the coding sequence ATGGGCATCGTGGACAACGCCGTCTACGTCGACGGCGAGCGTCACGCCGAGCCGGAGTCGCTCGACGTCACGTACGACCTCATGCGCCTGCGCGGCGGGATGGGCTGGATCGGGCTGTACCGTCCCGACGCGGCCGAGATCAGCTCGATCGCCGCGGAGTTCGGCCTCCACGAGCTCGCCCTGGAGGACACGGTCTCGGCGCACCAGCGGCCCAAGATCGAGCGCTACGGCGACGTGCTGTTCACCGTGCTGCGGCCGGCGCGCTACCTCGAGGACGACGAGCGGGTGGAGTTCGGGGAGGTCCACGTCTTCACGGGGCCGGACTTCGTCGTCACGGTCCGGCACGCGGAGTCCCCCGACCTCGCGCGGGTGCGCCGGCGCATGGAGCAGAGCCCCGAGCTGCTGAGGTTGGGCCCGGAGGCGGTGCTCTACGCGATCCTCGACCAGGTCGTGGACGAGTACGCCCCGGTCGTCGCCGGGCTGCAGAACGACATCGACGAGATCGAGGACGAGGTCTTCGGCGGCGACCCCGACGTCTCGCGGCGTATCTACTCCCTCTTCCGTGAGGTCATCGAGTTCCAGCGCGCCACCCAGCCCCTCGTCGGCATGGTCGAGGCGCTCCAGGGCGGCTTCGACAAGTATGGCGTGCACGACGAGCTCCAGCGGCGCCTGCGCGACGTCACCGACCACGCGGTGCGCGTCACCGAGCGCGCCGACGCCTTCCGGGTGCTCCTGCAGAACATCCTCACGGTCAACGCCACCCTGGTCGGCCAGCGCCAGAACGAGGAGACCCAGCGCCTGACGGAGACCTCCCTGGAGCAGAACGACGTCGTCAAGCGCATCTCCGCGTGGGCCGCCATCCTCTTCGCCCCGACCCTGGTCGGCGGGATCTACGGCATGAACTTCGACCACATGCCCGAGCTGCACTGGTCCCTGGGGTACCCGCTCGCCCTCGCCCTCATGGTCGCGACGTCGGTGACGATGTGGGCGGTGTTCAAGCGCAAGGGCTGGCTCTGA
- a CDS encoding transglutaminase-like domain-containing protein — protein sequence MRRNVSSRITLTTSAGAAELELMVAVARIPGLDIDEELSVTLDGTALLPIEHVGRHKGVVHVLDLPAGTPAGQTLEIAYRARVDGEGAVPHPPLAQERTELFTYRRPSRYAESDRLRPLALSEFRGLRGWDLVTAVSSWVGTQLSYVPGSSRVTDGAVETFLARRGVCRDYAHLVVALLRALDVPARVAAVYAPGLSPMDFHAVAEVWVDEDWHVVDATSLAPRETLLRIATGRDAADTAFLSSYGASLRLTRLSVNATVAGDLPADDLDEMVRLS from the coding sequence GTGCGCCGCAACGTCTCCTCCCGCATCACGCTCACCACCTCGGCCGGGGCCGCAGAGCTCGAGCTGATGGTCGCCGTCGCCCGGATCCCGGGGCTGGACATCGACGAGGAGCTCTCGGTCACCCTCGACGGGACGGCCCTGTTGCCGATCGAGCACGTGGGCCGGCACAAGGGCGTGGTGCACGTCCTCGACCTGCCCGCCGGGACCCCGGCGGGGCAGACCCTCGAGATCGCCTACCGCGCCCGGGTCGACGGCGAGGGCGCCGTGCCGCACCCCCCGCTGGCCCAGGAGCGCACCGAGCTGTTCACGTACCGCCGGCCCTCGCGCTACGCCGAGTCCGACCGGCTGCGCCCGCTGGCGCTGTCGGAGTTCCGCGGGCTGAGAGGGTGGGACCTCGTCACGGCGGTCTCGTCGTGGGTGGGCACCCAGCTGTCCTACGTGCCGGGCTCGAGCCGCGTCACCGACGGCGCGGTCGAGACCTTCCTCGCCCGCCGCGGCGTGTGCCGCGACTACGCCCACCTCGTCGTCGCCCTCCTGCGCGCGCTCGATGTGCCGGCTCGCGTGGCGGCCGTCTACGCCCCGGGTCTGAGCCCCATGGACTTCCACGCCGTCGCCGAGGTCTGGGTGGACGAGGACTGGCACGTCGTGGACGCCACGAGCCTCGCCCCGCGCGAGACCCTGCTGCGCATCGCCACCGGCCGTGACGCCGCCGACACCGCGTTCCTCTCGAGCTACGGGGCGTCATTGCGGCTCACCCGCCTGAGCGTCAACGCCACCGTGGCGGGCGATCTGCCCGCCGACGACCTCGACGAGATGGTCCGGCTCTCCTGA